In Micromonospora cremea, the genomic window CCCGCGTGGAAGGCCGGCGCGCGCTTGGCAACGACCTGAGTCCGCTTGGACACGTTCTGTCACGGGCAAAGGCGAACCCGCCTTCGTGGATCGCTGTGAACAAGTTCCTAGACAACCTTGAGAAGCGCTACAAACGAGCAACTCAAGCCGAACCGGACGTTTCACCCGACATCAGGATGCTTTACCATCCCAATACGCTGCGACAGATTTGTTATCTACGGGATGCGCTGCTTCAGCGACATCTCGACGAGTGGACTCCGGAAGCGGCGATGGTTGCTGGTTCGCTGGCCGGCATCATGCATGGTTCCTTCAGACGAGACGGAACGTCTCAATACCTGAGTATCAGCATGCCCAACACCTTCAGCATGTCGCCGACGTACGTCGAGAAGTTTATCCGCGAGAAGAACCTCATCGCTCCAGATCAAGACGTATTTGAGCGCCTGCGCGATAAGCTGGCACGGCTCTACCTTGATACCGTAGGCGGCCCAGCAGGAAAAGTTTTCTTCGCTGATGCGCCAGGACTGATGCAAAGCGGTGGTATCCAGCCCCACACGGTGGATCTTATCGTAACGTCGCCTCCGTATCTGCAGGTCGTTAATTATGGCACAGCGAACTGGATTCGGCTCTGGCTCCTAGGCATTGACGATGTTGGCCGTGAGCGAGGCCACGGCCGGCAGAAACTCGACGCCGAACTTGACCACCGCCACAACTACGACTCATACCGCACCTTCCTACTGCGCACGCTCCTAGGCATCCAGCATGTGCTGAAGCGCGATGGCGTAGCCGCAGTTGTCATCGGCGACGTCGCTGATCCCGGCAAGGAGGCACTGCCACTTGCAAAGAAAATCTGGGACGACGTCGGGGCGAAAACAGAGCTCCGACTCATCAGTTTGATCGGCGACCGGCTCCCAGTCGAGAACAAAGTTAGCCGTATCTGGGGCGGCACCAAGGGCCAGGCTACTGAGAGGGATTGCATCCTCGTCCTGACGCACCGGGGCGGGGAACCATGGGATGGTCCAGATGCCATTGATTGGGACGAGCCGTACAAGGACGGCGGCCCCGACGCGGCTCATGCTCGCTTGAAGTCGAGATTCAGCACCAGCGACGAACCCACGGCAGTGTGAAGTATGTCTGTACGTCGTCGACTCGTTCCACCGACTTCGATCCTCTAATATGCCAACGCACCACGTTTCTGGCATTCGAACCGAACAGCAAAGGAGGCCGACGAGAGCGCTGGACCTCATCCAGCAGTACCGTCGGTACCTGATTTATCCGAGTCAATCGATTAGGTGACAGAGGGCGCGCTTGCGGCTGAACCGCCGGCGAGGAGAAACCGTTGGCAGCCAAGCCCCAGACGAGTTAGTGCTTCGGTCACCGGGCCGGATTTACCTCATCGAGCAACTTGATCAAGTGATCCTCCGCGTGCAGTAGGGGCATCGGGGCACATCCAAGCCCGCCAAGGGGGCTTATCGAACCTTGCCCCGGATGCGAGCTCACGCACCTCTCGGGGATCGCTGCGCGTTGTTCTTTCAGGTAGCGCGTAGGTCATGGGCGTGTTTGGTGGCGTCCAGCATCTGCCTGAGCATCAAGAACGGCAAACTTTTTCAATGATCAGGACGATCATCGACATCATCGTTCGCGGCGGGGTCTGTGGAAGCGCGCGATTTTCGGCTGTGGGGCAGGAACGGTGGTGGGTCGGTCCTTGAGTGGCCGGTTGTGGGGCGGCATCCTGACGTCGGTGTGGCTGCAACCCGACCAATGACCGTGTTCCTGCTGCGACGGATCTGCGGCCTACGCCGAGGCAATCCGCGGCGCGCCGCAGGCGATGCAGGTCAGCGACCGGTGGTATCTGTGGCACAACCTGGCGAAGGCGGTCGAGAAGCTCGTGGTCGCGCACAGTGCCTGCTAGCGCCAGACCCACCCCCAACGGGACCGGCCGCTGGATGAATGCACCCGCGAGCGGCAATCTGTGCACGCCCTGCTCGACCAAGGCGTCGGTCTACTGGCATGTGCCCGCCGGCTGGGCTGGGCGCTGAACACCGTCGAACGCTACGCCGGCGCAGCCGCGGCCGAAGACCTGCAGCGTCCGCCGCTACCGCGAAACGCTGGTCGACCCGTTCCCAAGTCGTTGCAAGGTCACGTCCGTCCTGGTGGTGTAGAGCAGATCGAGGGCGCGTCGCCGGACGTGTTGCAGGCGATGGTACGCGTTCGCGCAGGCGTTGATGTCCGTCGAGGCGGACGCGATCTGCGGTGCTGGGCTACGGGCAGCGAAGCGACGAATGGGTAAACTCCCGCAACGGCTACCCTGATGCGGGAGTGGGACACCCGCGGCGGAACGATCGACCTGGCGCTCCCGAAGCTGCGGCAGGGCTCGAACTTCCCGGACTGTTTGCTGACCCATCGCCGGCAGGCTCTGGTTCCCGTCGAGAGGGGCCTCGTATCTGCTCGGGGTGTCAACCAGGCGGGTGAAAAAACGGATCGAGCATCTCGGCATTCGGCAGATGCCGAGTCACAGGTGTCGGAAATGGCGGCCCACCTAGACGCCCAGGTCGAGGCGTTCCGCAACCGGCTGCTGGACTCAGGGCATTACACGGCGCGGATGGACCTGTTGACGATGAAGGTCCGCGAAGCCGCCGCACCGTCAACGTCCACGCCCTGAGCGCTTCGGGGTCAACGCCGACGGGCAACGCGAGGTGCTGAGCCTGGACGTGGCTCTGTTCGCGGATCTCGCTCAGTAGGCGGCCCACCGCCACGATGGGGTTTTCGGCCAGGCGACGGCGCTAGTGATCGCGGGGGATTGTGACCCTGACAGAAGGGGCTGGTCGGCGCAAGGCGGACAATTTTGCCGAACGCATGTCTGAAGGCGG contains:
- a CDS encoding DNA methyltransferase, producing the protein MSTAAMDWLEDAFFEEPERDSIDGGTTTEGHLWHVANPRWGHSMHTMCSYHGMFPAKLAHYFIQRYSRPGDVILDPFSGRGTVPLQARVEGRRALGNDLSPLGHVLSRAKANPPSWIAVNKFLDNLEKRYKRATQAEPDVSPDIRMLYHPNTLRQICYLRDALLQRHLDEWTPEAAMVAGSLAGIMHGSFRRDGTSQYLSISMPNTFSMSPTYVEKFIREKNLIAPDQDVFERLRDKLARLYLDTVGGPAGKVFFADAPGLMQSGGIQPHTVDLIVTSPPYLQVVNYGTANWIRLWLLGIDDVGRERGHGRQKLDAELDHRHNYDSYRTFLLRTLLGIQHVLKRDGVAAVVIGDVADPGKEALPLAKKIWDDVGAKTELRLISLIGDRLPVENKVSRIWGGTKGQATERDCILVLTHRGGEPWDGPDAIDWDEPYKDGGPDAAHARLKSRFSTSDEPTAV
- a CDS encoding transposase, coding for MREWDTRGGTIDLALPKLRQGSNFPDCLLTHRRQALVPVERGLVSARGVNQAGEKTDRASRHSADAESQVSEMAAHLDAQVEAFRNRLLDSGHYTARMDLLTMKVREAAAPSTSTP